A single window of Anomaloglossus baeobatrachus isolate aAnoBae1 chromosome 9, aAnoBae1.hap1, whole genome shotgun sequence DNA harbors:
- the TAP1 gene encoding antigen peptide transporter 1 isoform X1 produces MKRFPEKQGISERPDSGSHQITGGSHRAQAMHPIWSLCCLLGVDYATLHLLTLLLPPNLLQTWALGLARLVVLTLGVREVGRVSKLPPWLQGAPLLLSSAVLTLLVPCCATITAVLAPRASAGLLHRSGHTDLFIYSYLITATSTLVWHQLFLEDEDEEDTEESSTSVWRLLNLLRPYGWRFLWVSAFLVLSSWSEMILPSYTGKMTDWIQEKKDPSIFWNSIMAISLITLCSAVTEFLCDCVYNVTMSLVPTQTQGRLLQTILAQDITFFDTESTGDITSRITTDITAMSEALSHELSLLMWYLMRGIFLAIFMFSLSAKLTLFTMLCLLVITIVPKLSGAFSQGLAIKVQRSLSAANQVVLEIFSNMKTVRSFANEDGECQRYEAKLQDIYELNKTEALAYSCNLVANSLSGLVLKVAILYFGGRLVTYGEVSGGELVSFILYELQFTSSVEVLQRMYPDVKKAVGSSKKVLEYMDRTPQLPPPGNLKPTHLKGHVQFKNVTFSYPKRKDTPALQDVSFDLREEQVTALVGACDAGKSTVVQLLLKFYQPQKGDILLDGKPVSEYDNEYYRRMVSVVSQEPVLTARSLEDNISYGLGHVPLSSVENAAVAANAHDFISAMVDGYKTGAGQKGGLLSGGQKQRTALARALVRDPKVLILDDVSSSLDTESELKIQSTVYDNPNRRTVLLISHRLNVVEKADHILVLEEGQIRESGRHEQLLAQEGVYWRLWNKQRSTFHRQNGDVPQG; encoded by the exons ATGAAGCGATTCCCGGAAAAGCAGGGGATTTCTGAGCGTCCGGACAGCGGATCACATCAGATCACCGGAGGATCGCACCGAGCGCAG gcTATGCATCCCATCTGGTCATTGTGCTGCCTCCTTGGGGTGGATTATGCCACCTTGCACCTGCTGACCCTTCTTTTGCCCCCGAACCTCCTCCAGACATGGGCCCTGGGCCTGGCACGACTGGTCGTCTTGACACTTGGCGTTCGTGAGGTGGGACGAGTGTCAAAACTGCCCCCCTGGTTACAGGGGGCTCCGTTACTGCTGTCCTCTGCCGTCCTCACCCTGCTGGTGCCGTGTTGTGCCACCATCACTGCGGTCCTGGCACCACGGGCCAGCGCCGGCCTCCTGCACCGATCGGGACACACGGACCTGTTCATCTACTCGTACCTCATCACGGCGACCTCCACGCTCGTCTGGCACCAGCTCTTCCTGGAGGATGAAGACGAGGAGGACACGGAGGAGTCATCGACCTCAGTGTGGAGATTACTCAACCTTCTGAGGCCGTACGGGTGGCGGTTCCTGTGGGTGTCCGCGTTTCTGGTGCTGTCTTCATGGA GTGAAATGATTTTGCCATCGTACACAGGAAAGATGACAGACTGGATCCAGGAGAAGAAAGATCCCTCCATATTCTGGAACTCCATCATGGCGATAAGTCTGATCACACTGTGCAG TGCTGTGACGGAGTTCCTCTGTGATTGTGTGTACAATGTCACCATGAGCCTGGTGCCCACCCAGACCCAGGGGCGGCTGCTGCAGACCATCCTGGCGCAGGACATCACCTTCTTTGACACGGAGTCCACAG GTGACATCACGTCTCGCATTACGACGGACATCACAGCCATGAGCGAGGCGCTCAGCCACGAGCTCAGCCTGCTGATGTGGTACCTGATGAGGGGCATATTCCTGGCCATCTTCATGTTCAGCTTGTCCGCTAAGCTGACGCTCTTCACTATGCTGTGCCTCCTTGTCATCACAATTGTCCCAAAACTATCGGGGGCCTTTTCACAG GGTTTAGCTATAAAAGTCCAGAGATCCCTCTCAGCAGCCAATCAGGTGGTGCTGGAGATCTTCTCCAATATGAAGACTGTGCGGAGCTTCGCTAATGAAGATGGCGAATGTCAGCGCTACGAGGCCAAGCTGCAGGACATCTATGAGCTCAACAAGACCGAGGCCCTGGCCtacagctgcaacttagtggccaaCAGC CTGTCCGGGCTCGTGCTCAAGGTGGCCATCCTCTACTTTGGTGGCCGGTTAGTCACATACGGCGAGGTCAGCGGAGGCGAGCTGGTGTCATTTATCCTGTATGAGCTGCAGTTCACGTCATCCGTGGAG GTGCTGCAGCGCATGTACCCAGACGTTAAAAAAGCCGTAGGATCGTCCAAAAAAGTGCTAGAGTACATGGACCGGACTCCGCAACTGCCACCACCAGGAAACCTCAAGCCGACTCACCTGAAAGGACACGTCCAGTTCAAGAATGTCACATTCTCCTATCCGAAACGAAAGGACACCCCGGCTCTCCAG GACGTCTCTTTTGACCTACGTGAGGAGCAGGTGACGGCTTTGGTTGGAGCTTGTGATGCCGGTAAATCCACCGTGGTGCAGCTGCTGCTGAAGTTTTATCAACCGCAAAAAGGAGACATCCTCCTGGACGGGAAACCGGTGTCCGAGTATGACAACGAGTATTACCGGAGAATG GTGTCTGTGGTGAGTCAGGAGCCCGTCCTCACTGCCCGCTCCTTAGAAGACAATATCTCCTACGGTTTGGGGCACGTTCCTCTGTCGTCCGTGGAGAACGCAGCAGTGGCAGCGAATGCACACGATTTTATCTCAGCCATGGTGGACGGGTACAAGACAG GTGCCGGACAGAAAGGCGGACTCCTATCAGGAGGTCAGAAGCAAAGGACGGCCTTAGCGCGGGCCCTGGTGCGGGACCCCAAGGTCCTTATCCTGGATGACGTCAGCAGCTCACTAGACACCGAAAGTGAACTCAAG ATACAAAGCACAGTGTATGACAACCCAAACAGACGGACCGTACTGCTGATATCCCACCGCCTGAACGTCGTGGAGAAGGCCGACCACATTCTGGTTCTGGAAGAAGGTCAGATCAGAGAGTCCGGCAGACACGAACAGTTACTGGCCCAGGAGGGCGTCTACTGGAGACTCTGGAACAAGCAGCGCAGCACCTTCCACCGGCAGAACGGAGACGTGCCACAGGGATGA
- the TAP1 gene encoding antigen peptide transporter 1 isoform X2, with protein sequence MHPIWSLCCLLGVDYATLHLLTLLLPPNLLQTWALGLARLVVLTLGVREVGRVSKLPPWLQGAPLLLSSAVLTLLVPCCATITAVLAPRASAGLLHRSGHTDLFIYSYLITATSTLVWHQLFLEDEDEEDTEESSTSVWRLLNLLRPYGWRFLWVSAFLVLSSWSEMILPSYTGKMTDWIQEKKDPSIFWNSIMAISLITLCSAVTEFLCDCVYNVTMSLVPTQTQGRLLQTILAQDITFFDTESTGDITSRITTDITAMSEALSHELSLLMWYLMRGIFLAIFMFSLSAKLTLFTMLCLLVITIVPKLSGAFSQGLAIKVQRSLSAANQVVLEIFSNMKTVRSFANEDGECQRYEAKLQDIYELNKTEALAYSCNLVANSLSGLVLKVAILYFGGRLVTYGEVSGGELVSFILYELQFTSSVEVLQRMYPDVKKAVGSSKKVLEYMDRTPQLPPPGNLKPTHLKGHVQFKNVTFSYPKRKDTPALQDVSFDLREEQVTALVGACDAGKSTVVQLLLKFYQPQKGDILLDGKPVSEYDNEYYRRMVSVVSQEPVLTARSLEDNISYGLGHVPLSSVENAAVAANAHDFISAMVDGYKTGAGQKGGLLSGGQKQRTALARALVRDPKVLILDDVSSSLDTESELKIQSTVYDNPNRRTVLLISHRLNVVEKADHILVLEEGQIRESGRHEQLLAQEGVYWRLWNKQRSTFHRQNGDVPQG encoded by the exons ATGCATCCCATCTGGTCATTGTGCTGCCTCCTTGGGGTGGATTATGCCACCTTGCACCTGCTGACCCTTCTTTTGCCCCCGAACCTCCTCCAGACATGGGCCCTGGGCCTGGCACGACTGGTCGTCTTGACACTTGGCGTTCGTGAGGTGGGACGAGTGTCAAAACTGCCCCCCTGGTTACAGGGGGCTCCGTTACTGCTGTCCTCTGCCGTCCTCACCCTGCTGGTGCCGTGTTGTGCCACCATCACTGCGGTCCTGGCACCACGGGCCAGCGCCGGCCTCCTGCACCGATCGGGACACACGGACCTGTTCATCTACTCGTACCTCATCACGGCGACCTCCACGCTCGTCTGGCACCAGCTCTTCCTGGAGGATGAAGACGAGGAGGACACGGAGGAGTCATCGACCTCAGTGTGGAGATTACTCAACCTTCTGAGGCCGTACGGGTGGCGGTTCCTGTGGGTGTCCGCGTTTCTGGTGCTGTCTTCATGGA GTGAAATGATTTTGCCATCGTACACAGGAAAGATGACAGACTGGATCCAGGAGAAGAAAGATCCCTCCATATTCTGGAACTCCATCATGGCGATAAGTCTGATCACACTGTGCAG TGCTGTGACGGAGTTCCTCTGTGATTGTGTGTACAATGTCACCATGAGCCTGGTGCCCACCCAGACCCAGGGGCGGCTGCTGCAGACCATCCTGGCGCAGGACATCACCTTCTTTGACACGGAGTCCACAG GTGACATCACGTCTCGCATTACGACGGACATCACAGCCATGAGCGAGGCGCTCAGCCACGAGCTCAGCCTGCTGATGTGGTACCTGATGAGGGGCATATTCCTGGCCATCTTCATGTTCAGCTTGTCCGCTAAGCTGACGCTCTTCACTATGCTGTGCCTCCTTGTCATCACAATTGTCCCAAAACTATCGGGGGCCTTTTCACAG GGTTTAGCTATAAAAGTCCAGAGATCCCTCTCAGCAGCCAATCAGGTGGTGCTGGAGATCTTCTCCAATATGAAGACTGTGCGGAGCTTCGCTAATGAAGATGGCGAATGTCAGCGCTACGAGGCCAAGCTGCAGGACATCTATGAGCTCAACAAGACCGAGGCCCTGGCCtacagctgcaacttagtggccaaCAGC CTGTCCGGGCTCGTGCTCAAGGTGGCCATCCTCTACTTTGGTGGCCGGTTAGTCACATACGGCGAGGTCAGCGGAGGCGAGCTGGTGTCATTTATCCTGTATGAGCTGCAGTTCACGTCATCCGTGGAG GTGCTGCAGCGCATGTACCCAGACGTTAAAAAAGCCGTAGGATCGTCCAAAAAAGTGCTAGAGTACATGGACCGGACTCCGCAACTGCCACCACCAGGAAACCTCAAGCCGACTCACCTGAAAGGACACGTCCAGTTCAAGAATGTCACATTCTCCTATCCGAAACGAAAGGACACCCCGGCTCTCCAG GACGTCTCTTTTGACCTACGTGAGGAGCAGGTGACGGCTTTGGTTGGAGCTTGTGATGCCGGTAAATCCACCGTGGTGCAGCTGCTGCTGAAGTTTTATCAACCGCAAAAAGGAGACATCCTCCTGGACGGGAAACCGGTGTCCGAGTATGACAACGAGTATTACCGGAGAATG GTGTCTGTGGTGAGTCAGGAGCCCGTCCTCACTGCCCGCTCCTTAGAAGACAATATCTCCTACGGTTTGGGGCACGTTCCTCTGTCGTCCGTGGAGAACGCAGCAGTGGCAGCGAATGCACACGATTTTATCTCAGCCATGGTGGACGGGTACAAGACAG GTGCCGGACAGAAAGGCGGACTCCTATCAGGAGGTCAGAAGCAAAGGACGGCCTTAGCGCGGGCCCTGGTGCGGGACCCCAAGGTCCTTATCCTGGATGACGTCAGCAGCTCACTAGACACCGAAAGTGAACTCAAG ATACAAAGCACAGTGTATGACAACCCAAACAGACGGACCGTACTGCTGATATCCCACCGCCTGAACGTCGTGGAGAAGGCCGACCACATTCTGGTTCTGGAAGAAGGTCAGATCAGAGAGTCCGGCAGACACGAACAGTTACTGGCCCAGGAGGGCGTCTACTGGAGACTCTGGAACAAGCAGCGCAGCACCTTCCACCGGCAGAACGGAGACGTGCCACAGGGATGA